One stretch of Pandoraea oxalativorans DNA includes these proteins:
- the trpS gene encoding tryptophan--tRNA ligase: protein MSVSKAPADRKVILTGDRPTGPLHLGHYVGSLKNRVAYQHEYKQFILVADAQALTDNTDDEGKGRDKVHRNVSEVALDYLAVGIDPDVTTICVQTWLPELTELTFYYLNLVTVARLERNPTVKQEISLRNFERDIPAGFLTYPVSQAADITAFRATLVPVGEDQLPMIEQTNEIARRLNRMAGREILTEAKALVPPIGRLPGIDGKAKMSKSLGNVINISSSPDEIRAAVKKCYTDPLHLKVEDPGHLEGNVAFAYLDAFDEDKEGLQALKDHYVRGGLADSKVKARLEERLQEMLRPMRERREEYAKNPDYVWDMLRAGTERARETVSHTLDDVRSVFVTPGWKK from the coding sequence ATGAGTGTTTCGAAGGCGCCTGCGGATCGCAAGGTGATCCTCACGGGTGACCGTCCGACGGGCCCGCTGCATCTGGGCCACTACGTCGGTAGTCTCAAGAACCGTGTTGCATATCAGCACGAGTACAAGCAGTTCATTCTGGTCGCCGACGCTCAGGCGCTGACCGATAACACCGACGACGAAGGCAAAGGCCGCGACAAGGTCCATCGCAACGTCTCCGAGGTGGCGCTCGACTATCTGGCCGTCGGCATTGACCCGGACGTCACGACCATCTGCGTGCAGACCTGGCTGCCCGAACTGACCGAACTCACGTTCTACTACCTGAATCTGGTCACGGTGGCGCGTCTGGAGCGCAACCCGACCGTGAAGCAGGAAATCTCCCTGCGCAACTTCGAGCGCGATATTCCGGCCGGCTTCCTCACGTATCCCGTGAGCCAGGCGGCGGACATCACCGCGTTTCGCGCCACGCTCGTCCCCGTGGGCGAAGACCAGTTGCCGATGATCGAGCAGACGAACGAAATTGCGCGTCGCCTCAATCGCATGGCCGGTCGGGAGATCCTCACCGAAGCAAAGGCGCTCGTGCCGCCCATCGGGCGTCTGCCGGGCATCGACGGCAAGGCGAAGATGAGCAAGTCGCTCGGCAACGTCATCAACATTTCCTCCTCCCCGGACGAAATCCGCGCGGCCGTGAAGAAGTGCTACACCGACCCGCTGCACCTGAAGGTCGAAGACCCGGGGCATCTGGAAGGTAACGTCGCCTTCGCCTACCTCGATGCCTTCGACGAAGACAAGGAAGGCCTGCAAGCGCTCAAGGACCACTACGTGCGCGGCGGTCTGGCCGACTCGAAGGTGAAGGCGCGCCTGGAAGAGCGCCTTCAGGAAATGCTGCGTCCGATGCGCGAGCGTCGCGAGGAGTACGCGAAGAACCCCGACTACGTGTGGGACATGCTGCGCGCCGGTACCGAACGCGCCCGCGAGACGGTCTCGCACACGCTCGACGACGTCCGCTCGGTATTCGTCACGCCGGGCTGGAAGAAGTAA